In Nocardia terpenica, the genomic window GTCGGGCATGACGTACACCCTCGTGCTGCTGCGCCATGGCGAGAGCGAATGGAATGCCCTCAACCTGTTCACCGGGTGGGTGGACGTGCACCTCACCGAGAAGGGCATAGCCGAGGGTAAGCGGGCCGGTGAGCTCCTGGCCGAGCAGGGGATTCTGCCCGATATCGTGTACACCTCGCTGCTGCGGCGGGCGATCGGCACCGCGAATATCGCGCTGGACGCCGCCGACCGGCACTGGATCCCGGTGGTGCGGGACTGGCGGCTCAACGAGCGGCACTACGGCGCACTGCAGGGCAAGAACAAGGCCCAGATCCGCGACCAGTACGGCGACGAGCAGTTCATGCTGTGGCGGCGCTCCTACGACACCCCGCCGCCGCCGATCGAGACCGGCAGCGAGTACAGCCAGGACGGCGACCCGCGCTACGCCGATATCGAGGTGCCGCGCACCGAATGCCTGAAGGACGTCGTCGCCCGCATGATCCCGTACTGGGAGTCGACCATCTCCAAGGACCTGCTGGCAGGCAAGACCGTTCTGGTTGCCGCGCACGGCAATTCGCTGCGCGCCCTGGTGAAGCACCTCGACGGCATCTCCGACGACGACATCGCGGGCCTGAACATCCCCACCGGCATCCCGCTGCGCTACGAACTCGACGAGAACCTCCGCCCGATCGGCCCGGCCGAATATCTCGACCCCGAGGCCGCCGCAGCCGGCGCCGCCGCGGTCGCGGGCCAGGGCAACAAGTAAGGACGTCCGGAGCCGGGCGGCGGTTGTGTGACCTCACTCTCACCTACCGATCCGTAGCTATTGCCCGGCTCCGGGCACCGATTCCCGCTCGATCCCGTTCCGCGGTAGTCGGATCCGGGCCGGTCGGGAGTGGTCTGGAACACTTTCGGTAGGTAAAGCCCCAGGCCGTCGCGTTGTCGCGCGCCGCGGGTGAGGGCGTGAGCCGGTGAGAGAATTTTGGTGCGGTTAGTGTAACCGGCAGTTTGCAACTTACTTGTCGGTAGTTAGACTCTCGAACGTTCGAGCCATTGCAGAGAGATGGATCACGTCCGATGAAGTATGCGCTGCGCGCCACAGTGGCGTTCGTCGCCGCCGCGGCGGTTGTTCCCTTCTTCACCATCCCCGCGAGCGCGGCATCGCTGCCCACCGGACCGGACGGCGGCGCCGCGGGCGCCGCGTGGACCGCCACCGAGGACGGGCCGCAGCAGTACCCGAACATCCACATCGACTGGGACGTGCCGATCACCATGAGTGACGGAACGGTGTTGAAGGCCAACGTCTATCGGCCCGCCGACGCCTCCGGCCGCGCGGTGGACGTGCAGACCCCGGCCGTGGTGAACCTCACCCCGTACACCAAGCTGGTATCCAATCTGGCCGACCATGCGGGATCGATCCCGGGCCTGTCCGACGCGCTGCTGGGCCTGCTGCGCCAGATCGACCTCAGCGGCACCCCGCTGTCCGGCATCACGGATCTGACCAAGGCGTTCGGCGGCGGCGAGCTGCGCAACTTCTCCGTCGACCGGCAGCTGGTGCGCGGCGGCTACACCCAGATCGTGGTCGATGTGCGCGGAACCGGCTTCTCCCAGGGGGACTGGGACATGCTGCGCCAGCGCGAGCAGCAGGACACCGTCGAGGTGATCGACTGGGCCTCGAAGCAGCCGTGGTCGGACGGCAAGGTCGGCATGAGCGGCATCTCCTACTCCGGCATCAACCAGGTGCAGGCCGCCGAGAAGCATCCGCCCGCGCTGAAGGCCATCTTCCCCATCGTGCCCGGCAGCGACCTGGTCGACGACGTGCTCGCGCCCGGCGGCGGATTCGGATTCAACTTCATTCCGCTGTGGCTCACCGCGATCAACACCCTGAAGTGGGTGCCGGATGTGCAGTCCATCCTCACCGGCAAGTTCGACACCAAGTGGCTGACCGACCGCGCCGCCGACCCACTGACCTACATGGACGCGCTGCTGAGCGCCTACACCAGCACGCGCATGGAGGATCTGAATCCGCGGGTGCGGGGCCTGCTCACCGACTTCACCTCCGAACGCAAGGCGTGGCTGGGCGATCCGACCGAGATCCGGGTGCCGACCTTCGTGACCGGCGGCTGGCACGACCTGTTCACCTACTCGGAATCCAAGATCTACAACCAGATTCCGCTGCCGCCCGGGCGCAAGCAGCTGCTGATGGGCAACACCTACCACGTCAGCTCCGGCAACGAGTACGGCAAGCCGGGCCTGCCGCCGCGGCTGGACGTGCTGCAGCGCGCGTGGTTCGACAAGTGGCTCAAGGGGATCGACAACGGGATCGACAACTACGGCCCGGTGACGCTGCGCGAGCAGGGCGGCGGCTGGATCACCCAGGACGGCTTCGGCGCCACCGCCCCGGCCGAGGAGGCGTCGTCGTATCGGCGAATGTATCTGTCCGCCAACCGAAGCGGCACCGCGAACAGTGTCTACGACGGTTCGCTGACCGCCGCGGCGAACAACGACACCGCCCGCCTGACCGTGGCCCCCGGCCTGACCACGCTGTGCTCCAACGACGCCGCGCAGGCCACCGCCGGTGCGCTGTCCATCATCGATGGATGCGCCAAGGATTCGCGGGTCGCGGAGCTGAACGCGCTCACCTTCACCAGCGCGCCGGTCGCGGGCGCCACCACCATCTCCGGCCCGATCGCGGTGCGGCTCAACACGGTTCAGGACGCGGCCGACGGCTACTGGGTGGCGACGGTGAACGACGTCGCGCCCGACGGGCAGTCGACGGTGCTGTCCTCCGGCCAGCTGATGGCCTCGCTGCGGCAGGTCGACGAGGCCCGCAGCACGCGCTCGGCCAACGGCGACTACACCGACCCGCGCGCGTTCACCTCGCTGGACAAGCGGCAGCCGACCGTCCCCGGCCAGGCGACCACCCTCGATATCGCGCTCCCGGGCACCCAGGCGGTCCTGCAGCCCGGCCATCGCCTGCGGATCGATGTCTTCGCGGGCAATTTCCCCAAGGGCCTGCCGATCCTGCCGATGCTCGTCGACACGGGCCTGAAACCCGAACACGTGCAACTGGATCCGGCCAACCCGAGCTTCGTCAACATTCCGGTCCGGGGTAACCCGGGCTGGTGAGACGGGGCTCCCCCCGAGTGTCCCGGGCGCGCACAACGGCGTGTGCTCCCGGGACTTTTCCGTCGAGCGCGCGGCGGCCGAACGGGCCGACGAGGGGGCCGGAAAATTCGCCGATGCGGAATGAGAGGGATTTCACAATGCGTCCGGCGGTGCGGCGCGGGACACTGTCGGCGGGTCCGATGGGTCGACCGTTCACGTCGGCGTCGGGCATTCGTGAGATATGTGGTGCCGCAAGGAAAACTGCGCCTGGCATGGTTTCTCGGGTCCGCAAATCGTGACCCGAGGGGTGGCGGGTCCCGGTGGAACGCCGCGTAAACACCTGGCGAACTCCGGCGGACGCCACCGTGACCTGCGCGAAACTTCGTGAACCAGGCCCTGGACGACCCCTTTGCGACCGTACGATTCAGGGGTGAGCGTTCCCCAGGCCGTGCTGCTGGCAGTTCTCGCGGCCGTTGTCGGCCTGGCTGTCGGTGGTTTGCTCATCCCGTATGTGAATGCCCGGCAGGCGCAGCGCCGCGAGGCCGATTCCGGTCTCACCATGTCGCAGGTGCTCGACCTGATCGTGCTCGCATCCCAGAGCGGAATCGCGGTCGTGGACGAATATCGCGACGTCGTACTCGTGAATCCGCGCGCCGAGGAATTGGCGCTGGTGCGCAATCGATTACTCGAGGAACGCGCCTGGGCGGCCGTGGAGAAGGTGCTCGCCAGCGGTGAGAGCGTCGATTTCGACCTCACCGCGAAGAATCCGGTGCCCGGCCGCAGCCGTATCGCGGTGCGCGGTGTGGCCCGGCCGCTGTCGCGCGAGGAATCCAATTTCGTGGTGCTGTTCGCCGACGACGATTCCGAACAGGCGCGCATGGAGGCGACCCGGCGCGATTTCGTAGCGAATGTCAGCCACGAACTCAAGACCCCGGTCGGCGCGATGAGCCTGCTCGCCGAGGCGCTGCTGGAATCGGCCGACGATCCGGATTCGGTGCGGCACTTCGGGGAGCGCCTGCTGATCGAATCCCGGCGCATGGGCAAGATGGTGACCGAATTGATCGCGCTGTCGCGGCTGCAGGGCGCGGAGAAACTGCCGCAGCTGGAGGCCGTGGAGGTGGACACCGTGGTCGACGCCGCCATCGAGCGCTCGCGGACCGCGGCCGAGGCCGCCGGCATCACGGTGAGCACCGACGCCGACAGCGGGCTCGAAATCCTCGGCGACGAGACGCTGCTGGTGACGGCGCTGTCGAATCTGGTGGAAAATGCCATCAACTACTCGCCGAAGGGTTCGCACGTCTCCGTCAGCCGATCGCTGCGCGGCGGCCACGTGAACATCGCGGTCACCGACCGCGGGATCGGTATCGCCAAGGAGGATCAGGAGCGGGTCTTCGAGCGGTTCTTCCGTGCCGACAAGGCGCGCTCGCGCGCCACCGGCGGGACCGGGCTCGGGCTGGCTATCGTCAAGCACGTGGCAGCCAACCACAACGGTGAGATCACACTGTGGAGCAAGCTGGGCACCGGCTCGACGTTCACGCTGCGCATCCCCGCGGTCGACACCGACACACAGAGTTCCGTCAACCCGGCGGAGAAGAAAGGTCCCACGGCAATCCAGGTGGGAAAGAAGGAAACCGGCCCGCGCCCCGCAGGGCGGGCCAGACCCAACGGTGTGGAGGCAACCCGATGACGAGTGTGCTGATCGTCGAGGACGAGGAGTCGCTGGCCGATCCGCTCGCGTTCCTGCTGCGCAAGGAGGGGTTCGAGGTCACCGTGGTCGGCGACGGTCCATCCGCGCTGGCCGAATTCGACCGCTCGGGCGCCGACATCGTGCTGCTCGACCTCATGCTGCCCGGCATGAGCGGTACCGACGTCTGTAAACAGCTGCGGACCCGCAGCAGCGTGCCGGTCATCATGGTGACCGCCCGCGACAGTGAGATCGACAAGGTGGTCGGCCTGGAGCTCGGCGCCGACGACTACGTCACCAAGCCGTACTCCTCGCGCGAGCTGATCGCGCGCATCCGGGCGGTGCTGCGCCGCGGCGCGGGCGAGGATCTGGACACCACCAACGAGAGCGGCGTGCTCGAGGCCGGACCGGTCCGCATGGACGTGGACCGGCACACCGTGCAGGTCAACGGCAAGCCGGTCACGTTGCCGCTCAAGGAGTTCGATTTACTCGAATACCTGCTGCGCAACTCGGGCCGGGTGCTGACCCGCGGCCAGCTCATCGACCGGGTGTGGGGCGCGGACTACGTCGGCGACACCAAGACCCTCGACGTGCACGTCAAGCGCCTGCGCTCGAAGATCGAGGCGGACCCGGCCAAGCCGGAACACCTGGTCACCGTGCGCGGGCTGGGATACAAGCTGGAAGCCTGAGCCGGAAACGCCCCTCGGAATTCCGAGGGGCGTTCTCGTGCGCGCAGCGTCAGACCACGTGCACCCAGGCGGTGCCCAGCTGCGGCAGGTCGGTCCTCGACAGCGGGAACCAGCCGAAGTCGTCGTGCTGCATGCAGTCGAACAGCGGGACGGTGGTGCCGTTGCCCTTGCAGGCGATCGGGTTGGCGGTGCCGTACGGACTCACGATGATCTGCTTGCCGTTCTGCTGCGCCGACAGCGCCGCCGGATCGGTGTAGTTGACGAAGTTGGCGTTCTGCAGCGAGTAGTCGTTGGGGTCGGCGGTGGGATCATCGGCGTGCGCGGCGGGAGCGAGGGCCAGCGCGGCCCCGGCGACGAACACAACCGAAGCCATGAATTTCCTCATCATGGGCAGCATGCCTACCACCCCACAATGAATCCCTCATGGCGAAATGGTGTCTTCCCGTCGATCCCGGCACGCCTCCCCATAGGTCCCGGCATGCTTTTGGCCGGGACCTACCCGAGGAACTCGCAAACGGCCGTGACGACCGCCCCCAGCCGGGCCCGGACCTCCTCGTCGTCGATCCGCCCGTCCGCGCCGACGGCATTGCCCGGCAGGGTGATTCGCGCGCACGCCGACTCGATCACCCGCGCCCCGACATAGCCGAGCACGGTGCGCAGCGAGGCCGCCGCGCCGTCGCCGCGGCCGGGCGGGGCCACGGTGATCCAGGCGACCGGCTTCTCGTACAGATCGGCGGTGCCGACGGTCCACTCCAGCAGGTTCTTCAGGCTGCCCGGGAGCAGTCCGGCGTATTCGGGCGCGCAGAACAGGACGGCATCGGCGGCGGCCAGTTCCTCGCGCAACGCGGCGACCGCCGGTGGCGCGGGCGCGTCGCCGGGAACGAACGCGGGCAGCTCCGCGAGCCCCCCATACAACCGTGTCGAGACCCCTTGCGGCGCAACCTCGGCGAGCGCCGACAGGGTGGCGGTATTGCTCGAGCCGGGCCGAGTGCTACCCGATATCAACAGGAGTCGAACGCGCTGCGCCGCTGAATTACCCATGTAGGTACGAAATCAGTTGCTGTGCTGCGTATTCCCCGGCTATTTCTTTTCCTCTGCCGCGGCGGTGGCCGGGTGGACGGCGATCAGGCCCAGGCCCTCGCGGCGCTTGCAGTGGCGGGCGAGTTCGTCGTACGCCTGCTGGCCGATCAGCTCGATCAGTTCGGGGGCGTATGCCTGCCACACCGGGCGGGTGCCGACGTGGGCGTCGGGGGAGCCGGTGCAGTACCAGTTCAGGTCCAGGCCGCCGGGACCCCAGCCGCGGCGGTCGTACTCGGTGATCACCGTGCGCAGGATCTGCACGCCGTCGGGGCGGTC contains:
- a CDS encoding phosphoglyceromutase, coding for MSGMTYTLVLLRHGESEWNALNLFTGWVDVHLTEKGIAEGKRAGELLAEQGILPDIVYTSLLRRAIGTANIALDAADRHWIPVVRDWRLNERHYGALQGKNKAQIRDQYGDEQFMLWRRSYDTPPPPIETGSEYSQDGDPRYADIEVPRTECLKDVVARMIPYWESTISKDLLAGKTVLVAAHGNSLRALVKHLDGISDDDIAGLNIPTGIPLRYELDENLRPIGPAEYLDPEAAAAGAAAVAGQGNK
- a CDS encoding CocE/NonD family hydrolase yields the protein MKYALRATVAFVAAAAVVPFFTIPASAASLPTGPDGGAAGAAWTATEDGPQQYPNIHIDWDVPITMSDGTVLKANVYRPADASGRAVDVQTPAVVNLTPYTKLVSNLADHAGSIPGLSDALLGLLRQIDLSGTPLSGITDLTKAFGGGELRNFSVDRQLVRGGYTQIVVDVRGTGFSQGDWDMLRQREQQDTVEVIDWASKQPWSDGKVGMSGISYSGINQVQAAEKHPPALKAIFPIVPGSDLVDDVLAPGGGFGFNFIPLWLTAINTLKWVPDVQSILTGKFDTKWLTDRAADPLTYMDALLSAYTSTRMEDLNPRVRGLLTDFTSERKAWLGDPTEIRVPTFVTGGWHDLFTYSESKIYNQIPLPPGRKQLLMGNTYHVSSGNEYGKPGLPPRLDVLQRAWFDKWLKGIDNGIDNYGPVTLREQGGGWITQDGFGATAPAEEASSYRRMYLSANRSGTANSVYDGSLTAAANNDTARLTVAPGLTTLCSNDAAQATAGALSIIDGCAKDSRVAELNALTFTSAPVAGATTISGPIAVRLNTVQDAADGYWVATVNDVAPDGQSTVLSSGQLMASLRQVDEARSTRSANGDYTDPRAFTSLDKRQPTVPGQATTLDIALPGTQAVLQPGHRLRIDVFAGNFPKGLPILPMLVDTGLKPEHVQLDPANPSFVNIPVRGNPGW
- a CDS encoding sensor histidine kinase is translated as MSVPQAVLLAVLAAVVGLAVGGLLIPYVNARQAQRREADSGLTMSQVLDLIVLASQSGIAVVDEYRDVVLVNPRAEELALVRNRLLEERAWAAVEKVLASGESVDFDLTAKNPVPGRSRIAVRGVARPLSREESNFVVLFADDDSEQARMEATRRDFVANVSHELKTPVGAMSLLAEALLESADDPDSVRHFGERLLIESRRMGKMVTELIALSRLQGAEKLPQLEAVEVDTVVDAAIERSRTAAEAAGITVSTDADSGLEILGDETLLVTALSNLVENAINYSPKGSHVSVSRSLRGGHVNIAVTDRGIGIAKEDQERVFERFFRADKARSRATGGTGLGLAIVKHVAANHNGEITLWSKLGTGSTFTLRIPAVDTDTQSSVNPAEKKGPTAIQVGKKETGPRPAGRARPNGVEATR
- a CDS encoding response regulator transcription factor, with translation MTSVLIVEDEESLADPLAFLLRKEGFEVTVVGDGPSALAEFDRSGADIVLLDLMLPGMSGTDVCKQLRTRSSVPVIMVTARDSEIDKVVGLELGADDYVTKPYSSRELIARIRAVLRRGAGEDLDTTNESGVLEAGPVRMDVDRHTVQVNGKPVTLPLKEFDLLEYLLRNSGRVLTRGQLIDRVWGADYVGDTKTLDVHVKRLRSKIEADPAKPEHLVTVRGLGYKLEA
- a CDS encoding NADPH-dependent FMN reductase, whose protein sequence is MGNSAAQRVRLLLISGSTRPGSSNTATLSALAEVAPQGVSTRLYGGLAELPAFVPGDAPAPPAVAALREELAAADAVLFCAPEYAGLLPGSLKNLLEWTVGTADLYEKPVAWITVAPPGRGDGAAASLRTVLGYVGARVIESACARITLPGNAVGADGRIDDEEVRARLGAVVTAVCEFLG